A genome region from Prionailurus bengalensis isolate Pbe53 chromosome B4, Fcat_Pben_1.1_paternal_pri, whole genome shotgun sequence includes the following:
- the TSPAN9 gene encoding tetraspanin-9 isoform X2, translating into MARGCLCCLKYMMFLFNLIFWLCGCGLLGVGIWLSVSQGNFATFSPSFPSLSAANLVIAIGTIVMVTGFLGCLGAIKENKCLLLSFFIVLLIILLAELILLILFFVYMDKVNENAKKDLKEGLLLYNTENNVGLKNAWNIIQAEMRCCGVTDYTDWYPVLGENTVPDRCCMENSQGCGRNTTTPLWRTGCYEKVKTWFDDNKHVLGTVGMCILIMQILGMAFSMTLFQHIHRTGKKYDA; encoded by the exons ctctgtGGCTGTGGGCTGCTCGGAGTGGGCATTTGGCTATCCGTGTCCCAAGGCAACTTTGCCACCTTCTCCCCCAGCTTCCCCTCGCTGTCTGCAGCCAACCTGGTCATCGCCATAGGCACCATTGTCATGGTGACAGGCTTCCTCGGCTGCCTGGGGGCCATCAAGGAAAACAAGTGCCTCCTACTCAGT TTTTTCATCGTCCTGTTGATCATCCTCCTGGCAGAGTTGATCTTGCTCATCCTCTTCTTTGTCTACATGGACAAG GTAAATGAGAACGCCAAGAAGGACCTGAAAGAAGGACTATTGCTGTACAACACAGAGAACAACGTGGGGCTTAAGAATGCCTGGAACATCATCCAGGCTGAG ATGCGCTGCTGTGGCGTCACCGACTACACAGACTGGTACCCAGTGCTGGGGGAGAACACAGTGCCCGACCGCTGCTGCATGGAGAACTCCCAGGGCTGTGGGCGCAACACCACCACCCCTCTGTGGAGAACG GGCTGCTATGAAAAGGTGAAGACGTGGTTTGATGACAATAAGCATGTGCTTGGCACGGTGGGGATGTGCATCCTTATCATGCAG ATTCTGGGCATGGCCTTCTCCATGACCCTCTTCCAGCACATCCACCGGACTGGTAAAAAGTACGATGCCTGA